A region from the Takifugu rubripes chromosome 22, fTakRub1.2, whole genome shotgun sequence genome encodes:
- the LOC101066161 gene encoding AP-2 complex subunit mu-A isoform X2, which yields MIGGLFIYNHKGEVLISRVYRDDIGRNAVDAFRVNVIHARQQVRSPVTNIARTSFFHVKRSNIWLAAVTKQNVNAAMVFEFLYKMCDVMTAYFGKISEENIKNNFVLIYELLDEILDFGYPQNSETGALKTFITQQGIKGQHQTKEEQSQITSQVTGQIGWRREGIKYRRNELFLDVLESVNLLMSPQGQVLSAHVSGRVVMKSYLSGMPECKFGMNDKIVIDKQGKGGASDEGKSSGKQSIAIDDCTFHQCVRLSKFDLERSISFIPPDGEYELMRYRTTKDIILPFRVIPLVREVGRTKLEVKVVIKSNFKPSLLAQKIEVRIPTPLNTSGVQVICMKGKAKYKASENAIVWKIKRMAGMKESQISAEIELLPTNDKKKWARPPISMNFEVPFAPSGLKVRYLKVFESKLNYSDHDVIKWVRYIGRSGIYETRC from the exons ATGATTGGAGGATTGTTCATCTACAACCACAAGGGGGAGGTCCTCATCTCCCGGGTCTACCGCGACGATATTGG GCGCAACGCGGTCGACGCCTTCCGCGTAAACGTGATTCACGCCCGGCAGCAGGTGCGATCCCCGGTGACCAACATCGCCCGCACCAGCTTCTTCCATGTCAAACGCTCCAATATCTGGTTGGCGGCCGTCACCAAGCAGAACGTCAACGCCGCCATGGTCTTCGAGTTCCTCTACAAGATGTGCGACGTCATGACCGCCTACTTCGGCAAAATCAGCGAGGAGAACATCAAGAACAACTTTGTGCTCATCTACGAGCTGCTGGACG AGATCCTGGACTTTGGGTACCCACAGAATTCAGAGACCGGCGCTCTGAAGACCTTCATCACCCAGCAGGGCATTAAGGGACAG CACCAG ACAAAAGAGGAGCAGTCTCAGATCACCAGCCAGGTGACGGGGCAGATCGGCTGGCGCCGCGAGGGCATCAAGTATCGGCGCAACGAGCTTTTCCTGGACGTACTGGAGAGCGTCAACCTACTCATGTCGCCTCAAG GCCAGGTCCTGAGCGCCCACGTGTCTGGCCGGGTCGTGATGAAGAGCTACCTAAGCGGAATGCCAGAGTGCAAATTCGGCATGAACGACAAGATTGTCATCGACAAGCAGGGCAAGGGAGGAGCGTCGGATGAAGGGAAGAG CAGTGGGAAGCAGTCCATCGCCATCGACGACTGCACGTTCCACCAGTGCGTGCGCCTCAGTAAGTTCGACCTGGAGCGAAGCATCAGTTTCATTCCGCCTGATGGAGAGTACGAGCTCATGAG GTACCGCACCACTAAAGACATCATCCTGCCTTTCCGCGTCATTCCCCTGGTCAGGGAGGTTGGCCGCACTAAGCTAGAGGTTAAGGTGGTCATCAAGTCCAACTTCAAACCGTCGCTGCTGGCCCAGAAGATCGAG GTACGCATCCCAACACCCCTCAACACCAGCGGCGTGCAGGTGATCTGTATGAAGGGAAAGGCCAAGTATAAGGCCAGCGAGAACGCCATTGTCTGGAA GATCAAACGCATGGCCGGGATGAAGGAATCTCAAATCAGCGCTGAGATCGAGCTGCTGCCGACCAACGATAAGAAGAAATGGGCCAGACCTCCCATCTCCATGAACTTTGAG GTTCCCTTCGCTCCTTCCGGCCTCAAGGTGCGCTACTTGAAGGTGTTTGAGTCCAAGCTCAACTACAGTGACCACGACGTCATCAAATGGGTGCGGTACATCGGCCGCTCCGGCATCTACGAGACTCGCTGCTAG
- the LOC101066161 gene encoding AP-2 complex subunit mu-A isoform X1, with the protein MIGGLFIYNHKGEVLISRVYRDDIGRNAVDAFRVNVIHARQQVRSPVTNIARTSFFHVKRSNIWLAAVTKQNVNAAMVFEFLYKMCDVMTAYFGKISEENIKNNFVLIYELLDEILDFGYPQNSETGALKTFITQQGIKGQHQTKEEQSQITSQVTGQIGWRREGIKYRRNELFLDVLESVNLLMSPQGQVLSAHVSGRVVMKSYLSGMPECKFGMNDKIVIDKQGKGGASDEGKSDLGGGSGKQSIAIDDCTFHQCVRLSKFDLERSISFIPPDGEYELMRYRTTKDIILPFRVIPLVREVGRTKLEVKVVIKSNFKPSLLAQKIEVRIPTPLNTSGVQVICMKGKAKYKASENAIVWKIKRMAGMKESQISAEIELLPTNDKKKWARPPISMNFEVPFAPSGLKVRYLKVFESKLNYSDHDVIKWVRYIGRSGIYETRC; encoded by the exons ATGATTGGAGGATTGTTCATCTACAACCACAAGGGGGAGGTCCTCATCTCCCGGGTCTACCGCGACGATATTGG GCGCAACGCGGTCGACGCCTTCCGCGTAAACGTGATTCACGCCCGGCAGCAGGTGCGATCCCCGGTGACCAACATCGCCCGCACCAGCTTCTTCCATGTCAAACGCTCCAATATCTGGTTGGCGGCCGTCACCAAGCAGAACGTCAACGCCGCCATGGTCTTCGAGTTCCTCTACAAGATGTGCGACGTCATGACCGCCTACTTCGGCAAAATCAGCGAGGAGAACATCAAGAACAACTTTGTGCTCATCTACGAGCTGCTGGACG AGATCCTGGACTTTGGGTACCCACAGAATTCAGAGACCGGCGCTCTGAAGACCTTCATCACCCAGCAGGGCATTAAGGGACAG CACCAG ACAAAAGAGGAGCAGTCTCAGATCACCAGCCAGGTGACGGGGCAGATCGGCTGGCGCCGCGAGGGCATCAAGTATCGGCGCAACGAGCTTTTCCTGGACGTACTGGAGAGCGTCAACCTACTCATGTCGCCTCAAG GCCAGGTCCTGAGCGCCCACGTGTCTGGCCGGGTCGTGATGAAGAGCTACCTAAGCGGAATGCCAGAGTGCAAATTCGGCATGAACGACAAGATTGTCATCGACAAGCAGGGCAAGGGAGGAGCGTCGGATGAAGGGAAGAG TGATTTAGGGGGAGGAAG TGGGAAGCAGTCCATCGCCATCGACGACTGCACGTTCCACCAGTGCGTGCGCCTCAGTAAGTTCGACCTGGAGCGAAGCATCAGTTTCATTCCGCCTGATGGAGAGTACGAGCTCATGAG GTACCGCACCACTAAAGACATCATCCTGCCTTTCCGCGTCATTCCCCTGGTCAGGGAGGTTGGCCGCACTAAGCTAGAGGTTAAGGTGGTCATCAAGTCCAACTTCAAACCGTCGCTGCTGGCCCAGAAGATCGAG GTACGCATCCCAACACCCCTCAACACCAGCGGCGTGCAGGTGATCTGTATGAAGGGAAAGGCCAAGTATAAGGCCAGCGAGAACGCCATTGTCTGGAA GATCAAACGCATGGCCGGGATGAAGGAATCTCAAATCAGCGCTGAGATCGAGCTGCTGCCGACCAACGATAAGAAGAAATGGGCCAGACCTCCCATCTCCATGAACTTTGAG GTTCCCTTCGCTCCTTCCGGCCTCAAGGTGCGCTACTTGAAGGTGTTTGAGTCCAAGCTCAACTACAGTGACCACGACGTCATCAAATGGGTGCGGTACATCGGCCGCTCCGGCATCTACGAGACTCGCTGCTAG
- the LOC101066161 gene encoding AP-2 complex subunit mu-A isoform X3: MIGGLFIYNHKGEVLISRVYRDDIGRNAVDAFRVNVIHARQQVRSPVTNIARTSFFHVKRSNIWLAAVTKQNVNAAMVFEFLYKMCDVMTAYFGKISEENIKNNFVLIYELLDEILDFGYPQNSETGALKTFITQQGIKGQHQTKEEQSQITSQVTGQIGWRREGIKYRRNELFLDVLESVNLLMSPQGQVLSAHVSGRVVMKSYLSGMPECKFGMNDKIVIDKQGKGGASDEGKSGKQSIAIDDCTFHQCVRLSKFDLERSISFIPPDGEYELMRYRTTKDIILPFRVIPLVREVGRTKLEVKVVIKSNFKPSLLAQKIEVRIPTPLNTSGVQVICMKGKAKYKASENAIVWKIKRMAGMKESQISAEIELLPTNDKKKWARPPISMNFEVPFAPSGLKVRYLKVFESKLNYSDHDVIKWVRYIGRSGIYETRC; encoded by the exons ATGATTGGAGGATTGTTCATCTACAACCACAAGGGGGAGGTCCTCATCTCCCGGGTCTACCGCGACGATATTGG GCGCAACGCGGTCGACGCCTTCCGCGTAAACGTGATTCACGCCCGGCAGCAGGTGCGATCCCCGGTGACCAACATCGCCCGCACCAGCTTCTTCCATGTCAAACGCTCCAATATCTGGTTGGCGGCCGTCACCAAGCAGAACGTCAACGCCGCCATGGTCTTCGAGTTCCTCTACAAGATGTGCGACGTCATGACCGCCTACTTCGGCAAAATCAGCGAGGAGAACATCAAGAACAACTTTGTGCTCATCTACGAGCTGCTGGACG AGATCCTGGACTTTGGGTACCCACAGAATTCAGAGACCGGCGCTCTGAAGACCTTCATCACCCAGCAGGGCATTAAGGGACAG CACCAG ACAAAAGAGGAGCAGTCTCAGATCACCAGCCAGGTGACGGGGCAGATCGGCTGGCGCCGCGAGGGCATCAAGTATCGGCGCAACGAGCTTTTCCTGGACGTACTGGAGAGCGTCAACCTACTCATGTCGCCTCAAG GCCAGGTCCTGAGCGCCCACGTGTCTGGCCGGGTCGTGATGAAGAGCTACCTAAGCGGAATGCCAGAGTGCAAATTCGGCATGAACGACAAGATTGTCATCGACAAGCAGGGCAAGGGAGGAGCGTCGGATGAAGGGAAGAG TGGGAAGCAGTCCATCGCCATCGACGACTGCACGTTCCACCAGTGCGTGCGCCTCAGTAAGTTCGACCTGGAGCGAAGCATCAGTTTCATTCCGCCTGATGGAGAGTACGAGCTCATGAG GTACCGCACCACTAAAGACATCATCCTGCCTTTCCGCGTCATTCCCCTGGTCAGGGAGGTTGGCCGCACTAAGCTAGAGGTTAAGGTGGTCATCAAGTCCAACTTCAAACCGTCGCTGCTGGCCCAGAAGATCGAG GTACGCATCCCAACACCCCTCAACACCAGCGGCGTGCAGGTGATCTGTATGAAGGGAAAGGCCAAGTATAAGGCCAGCGAGAACGCCATTGTCTGGAA GATCAAACGCATGGCCGGGATGAAGGAATCTCAAATCAGCGCTGAGATCGAGCTGCTGCCGACCAACGATAAGAAGAAATGGGCCAGACCTCCCATCTCCATGAACTTTGAG GTTCCCTTCGCTCCTTCCGGCCTCAAGGTGCGCTACTTGAAGGTGTTTGAGTCCAAGCTCAACTACAGTGACCACGACGTCATCAAATGGGTGCGGTACATCGGCCGCTCCGGCATCTACGAGACTCGCTGCTAG